From Rhinoraja longicauda isolate Sanriku21f chromosome 24, sRhiLon1.1, whole genome shotgun sequence, one genomic window encodes:
- the rbm15 gene encoding RNA-binding protein 15 translates to MKEKDVSPKAGGKRGEERRGGHHQQPRKMGNNHNSINRNNKNHGNAKRTRNISGKRTNNRDYDVYAPNRTANNLSLSSASSRTSRNERQPGEYKTLKISNLGSQLSDGAIEDGLFHEFKKFGDVSVKISRDGDERVALVNFRHSEDAKAARHAKGRLVLHDRPLKIEAVYPPPKGRSYSPELDGYSAPSVQANRHRQRSLSPAGLGYREHRAQQRSSLGRQIAPPPPPPPPPPPQRDLERERDYAFYEGRGRAAYALERTAFREDEILPEDDKRANRTLFIGNLDPSVSQNDLLLAFERFGVILEVDIKRPPRGQGNSYGFLKFENLDMAHRAKIAMSGKVIGRNPIKIGYGKATPTTRLWVGGLGAWVPVAGLAREFDRFGTIRSIDYRKGDSWAYIQYESLDAAQAACTQMRGFPLGGPDRRLRVDFADTEHRYPQQYLQALPLPHFDLIGDGLLPRGAECLRGRERNSPPMHFRERDLFPGNDWHVLSVRERNRTSHEPFEHIDREVRDSWSLERDREHILQNWDQRRKRRGPVDVRPTDCSPSNDRSRKRRCISPDRSPGNSSRDGGRHSDSDRDAKNERYSPSRDRRNSTEKVSCGKHEAKATSLLEKEKDRKHRTIECLSPMRSKSKSDLNAKASDNFQEHDRKLNVAWHGMLVLKNSSFSTNMHFLEGDLSVATNLLVDVSTGGKVAQLKITQRLRLDQPKLDEVTRRIKASGTNGYCVLLAVPALNSMENVEGMSSGLEQATSPQRPLRNLVSYLKQKQAAGVISLPVGGSKEKDHTGVLHAFPPCDFSQQYLQTSARALAKSEEDCLVIIIVRGAA, encoded by the coding sequence ATGAAGGAAAAAGACGTCTCGCCCAAAGCTGGTGGCAAACGAGGGGAGGAAAGGCGAGGAGGCCACCACCAGCAGCCCAGGAAAATGGGGAATAATCACAACAGCATCAACAGGAACAACAAGAACCATGGCAATGCCAAGAGGACTCGCAATATCAGCGGCAAAAGGACCAATAACCGAGATTACGATGTCTATGCCCCCAACCGGACTGCCAATAACTTGAGTCTGTCTTCGGCATCTTCAAGGACTAGTAGAAATGAAAGACAACCTGGTGAATATAAAACTTTGAAGATCAGCAATTTAGGTTCCCAGTTGAGCGATGGTGCCATCGAGGATGGTCTTTTCCACGAGTTTAAGAAGTTTGGGGATGTAAGTGTGAAAATATCCAGGGATGGGGATGAAAGGGTGGCTCTGGTGAATTTCAGGCACTCTGAGGATGCAAAGGCTGCCAGGCATGCCAAGGGCAGATTGGTGCTACATGATCGCCCTCTAAAAATTGAAGCGGTTTATCCTCCACCAAAGGGAAGAAGTTACTCGCCCGAGTTGGATGGGTATTCTGCACCCAGTGTCCAGGCCAATCGTCATAGACAGAGGTCTCTATCGCCAGCTGGGCTTGGATATAGAGAACATCGAGCTCAACAGCGCAGTTCTTTGGGCCGGCAGATAGCGccgccgcctccaccaccaccaccaccacctccccagagAGACTTGGAGAGAGAGCGTGATTATGCCTTTTATGAAGGCCGGGGGCGAGCTGCCTATGCACTTGAGAGAACTGCATTCAGGGAAGATGAAATCTTGCCAGAAGATGACAAGCGAGCAAATAGGACATTGTTTATTGGAAACCTGGATCCTTCTGTTTCACAAAATGACCTTTTGCTCGCATTTGAGAGGTTTGGAGTTATCTTGGAGGTGGATATCAAAAGGCCTCCTCGAGGTCAAGGAAACTCGTATGGCTTCTTGAAATTTGAAAACTTAGACATGGCTCACAGAGCTAAGATTGCAATGTCTGGCAAGGTGATTGGAAGAAATCCTATTAAGATTGGTTATGGGAAAGCAACTCCCACTACTCGCTTGTGGGTTGGTGGATTAGGTGCCTGGGTTCCCGTAGCTGGTCTTGCAAGGGAATTTGACCGCTTTGGTACCATCAGATCCATTGACTACAGAAAAGGAGACAGCTGGGCTTACATTCAGTATGAAAGCCTGGATGCTGCTCAAGCTGCTTGCACTCAGATGCGTGGCTTTCCCTTGGGTGGACCAGATCGGCGGCTAAGAGTTGACTTTGCTGACACTGAGCATCGATACCCTCAACAGTATCTACAGGCCTTGCCTCTTCCCCATTTTGATTTAATTGGAGATGGCCTCCTTCCTCGTGGTGCAGAGTGTCTGAGAGGTAGGGAAAGGAACTCTCCCCCAATGCATTTTCGAGAAAGGGACCTTTTTCCAGGCAATGATTGGCATGTCCTTTCTGTTCGGGAAAGGAATCGAACTAGCCATGAACCGTTCGAGCACATTGATCGTGAAGTTCGGGATAGCTGGTCTCTTGAGCGTGACCGTGAACATATCTTGCAGAATTGGGACCAAAGAAGGAAAAGGAGAGGACCTGTGGATGTGCGCCCAACTGATTGCTCACCCAGTAACGATAGGTCCAGAAAGCGACGTTGTATTTCACCAGATCGTAGCCCGGGCAATAGCAGCCGAGATGGCGGGCGTCACAGTGACTCTGACCGTGATGCAAAGAACGAGCGGTATTCACCCAGCAGAGACCGGCGTAACAGCACAGAAAAAGTCTCTTGTGGCAAACATGAGGCCAAAGCCACAAGCTTACTGGAAAAGGAGAAAGATCGCAAGCATAGAACTATTGAGTGCTTGAGCCCCATGAGGAGCAAGTCAAAGTCCGATCTCAATGCCAAAGCATCTGACAACTTTCAGGAGCATGATCGCAAACTGAACGTAGCCTGGCACGGAATGCTGGTTCTGAAAAATAGTTCGTTCTCAACAAACATGCACTTCCTCGAGGGTGATCTGAGCGTTGCAACGAACTTATTAGTGGATGTCTCGACTGGTGGAAAGGTTGCACAGTTAAAAATCACTCAGCGCTTACGACTGGATCAGCCTAAATTGGATGAGGTAACGAGACGCATCAAAGCATCAGGCACCAATGGTTATTGTGTCCTGTTGGCCGTACCAGCTttaaacagcatggaaaatgTGGAAGGAATGTCCTCTGGCTTAGAGCAAGCCACTTCACCACAGCGACCACTGAGGAACTTGGTGTCCTACCTAAAACAAAAGCAGGCTGCTGGAGTCATCAGCCTGCCTGTTGGAGGCAGCAAAGAGAAGGACCACACAGGTGTGCTCCATGCTTTCCCTCCATGTGATTTTTCTCAACAGTATCTGCAAACCTCTGCTCGAGCCCTGGCCAAATCTGAAGAAGACTGTCTAGTTATAATAATTGTACGTGGTGCAGCTTAG